Proteins from a single region of Xenopus laevis strain J_2021 chromosome 9_10S, Xenopus_laevis_v10.1, whole genome shotgun sequence:
- the LOC121398827 gene encoding uncharacterized protein LOC121398827, whose amino-acid sequence MFREMAPARDGYGFGGWEREYDFYGGHDEQAYANNMQFFPISRQWVRGGRSSQWEDYRHNGNGMPSFYFRNREEEESWRQWRKEKEMRMEEAGPSQRHRSGTGQAAQKEVAVSQEVRAAGGVRDASVAGGTTPCRIVIIGHSFVYWASRHAAGQEWGLPEENMKTAWLGWRGMRWEQLKGRLVSTLRQCEFVDLLVIHAGGNDLTVGKTPALIEAMRKDMEEVIGNPKVGKIAWSDIIQRGEWRGAIDPKGVEKARKKVNRAMHKIMYSSGNGIIRHENIKYKQKGLYRYDRVHLSREGLDLFLKNIGNFVEEWWRSRAR is encoded by the exons ATGTTCCGCGAAATGGCCCCAGCCAGGGATGGTTATGGCTTTGGGGGGTGGGAAAGGGagtatgatttttatggtgggcATGATGAACAGGCATATGCTAATAACATGCAATTTTTTCCCATAAGCAGGCAATGGGTGAGGGGGGGGAGGTCTAGTCAGTGGGAGGATTATAGGCACAATGGTAATGGGATGCCGAGTTTCTATTTCAGAAATAGAGAAGAGGAGGAGAGCTGGCGGCAATGGAGGAAGGAAAAAGAAATGAGGATGGAAGAAGCCGGACCTTCTCAGAGACATAGAAGTGGAACGGGGCAAGCGGCACAGAAGGAGGTGGCGGTTTCACAGGAAGTAAGAGCGGCAGGAGGGGTCAGAGATGCATCTGTTG CAGGGGGTACAACTCCTTGCAGAATCGTGATCATAGGCCATTCATTTGTTTATTGGGCAAGCAGACATGCAGCAGGGCAAGAATGGGGGTTACCGGAGGAAAACATGAAGACTGCATGGTTGGGCTGGAGAGGTATGAGGTGGGAACAATTGAAAGGTAGGTTGGTCTCTACCCTCCGGCAATGTGAATTTGTTGATCTGCTAGTGATACATGCAGGAGGAAATGACTTGACAGTAGGAAAGACTCCAGCACTGATAGAGGCCATGAGAAAAGATATGGAGGAGGTGATAGGAAACCCGAAGGTGGGGAAGATAGCATGGTCGGACATTATACAAAGGGGAGAATGGAGAGGAGCAATTGACCCTAAAGGTGTGGAGAAAGCAAGGAAGAAAGTAAACAGAGCCATGCACAAAATCATGTATTCCTCCGGTAACGGGATAATAAGGCATGAGAATATAAAATACAAGCAAAAAGGTCTTTATAGATACGATAGAGTGCATTTATCGCGAGAGGGTTTGgatttgtttttgaaaaacattGGTAATTTTGTGGAGGAATGGTGGAGGTCACGGGCCAGATAG